A stretch of Larus michahellis chromosome Z, bLarMic1.1, whole genome shotgun sequence DNA encodes these proteins:
- the CDO1 gene encoding cysteine dioxygenase type 1 isoform X1 codes for MEQPAVVMMEQQPVQTETWKARSLEELIRILHRIFAEDKVSVEEVQELMESYESNPEEWLQYAKFDQYRYTRNLVDNGNGKFNLMILCWGEGHGSSIHDHTDSHCFMKILQGNLKETLFEWPEKKGNGEMTKKSERVLRENRCAYINDSIGLHRVENISHTEPAVSLHLYSPPFDSCNTFDQRTGHKHKVKMTFYSQFGERTVCATAVPQENN; via the exons ATGGAGCAACCGGCGGTGGTGATGATGGAGCAGCAGCCGGTGCAGACGGAGACGTGGAAGGCGCGGAGCCTGGAGGAGCTGATCCGCATCCTCCATCGGATATTCGCCGAGGACAAAGTCAGCGTGGAGGAAGTGCAGGAGCTGATGGAGTCCTACGAGAGCAACCCCGAGGAGTGGCTGCAATACGCCAAATTCGACCAGTACAG GTATACAAGAAATCTTGTGGAcaatggaaatggaaaattcaACTTGATGATCTTGTGCTGGGGTGAAGGGCATGGCAG CAGTATCCATGATCACACTGACTCACACTGCTTTATGAAGATCCTCCAGGGAAATCTAAAGGAGACTCTGTTTGAATGGCCTGAGAAGAAAGGGAATGGTGAAATGACCAAGAAATCAGAACGAGTTTTGAGGGAAAATCGATGTGCCTACATTAATG ACTCCATTGGCCTGCACCGTGTGGAGAACATAAGCCACACAGAGCCTGCCGTTAGCCTGCATTTGTACAGCCCGCCCTTCGACAGCTGTAACACCTTTGATCAGAGGACCGGACACAAGCACAAAGTCAAGATGACTTTCTACAGCCAGTTTGGAGAAAGGACTGTCTGC GCAACAGCAGTGCCGCAGGAGAACAACTGA
- the CDO1 gene encoding cysteine dioxygenase type 1 isoform X2 — MEQPAVVMMEQQPVQTETWKARSLEELIRILHRIFAEDKVSVEEVQELMESYESNPEEWLQYAKFDQYRYTRNLVDNGNGKFNLMILCWGEGHGSSIHDHTDSHCFMKILQGNLKETLFEWPEKKGNGEMTKKSERVLRENRCAYINDSIGLHRVENISHTEPAVSLHLYSPPFDSCNTFDQRTGHKHKVKMTFYSQFGERTVCVTNDGNSSAAGEQLRGTSTRLHKTC, encoded by the exons ATGGAGCAACCGGCGGTGGTGATGATGGAGCAGCAGCCGGTGCAGACGGAGACGTGGAAGGCGCGGAGCCTGGAGGAGCTGATCCGCATCCTCCATCGGATATTCGCCGAGGACAAAGTCAGCGTGGAGGAAGTGCAGGAGCTGATGGAGTCCTACGAGAGCAACCCCGAGGAGTGGCTGCAATACGCCAAATTCGACCAGTACAG GTATACAAGAAATCTTGTGGAcaatggaaatggaaaattcaACTTGATGATCTTGTGCTGGGGTGAAGGGCATGGCAG CAGTATCCATGATCACACTGACTCACACTGCTTTATGAAGATCCTCCAGGGAAATCTAAAGGAGACTCTGTTTGAATGGCCTGAGAAGAAAGGGAATGGTGAAATGACCAAGAAATCAGAACGAGTTTTGAGGGAAAATCGATGTGCCTACATTAATG ACTCCATTGGCCTGCACCGTGTGGAGAACATAAGCCACACAGAGCCTGCCGTTAGCCTGCATTTGTACAGCCCGCCCTTCGACAGCTGTAACACCTTTGATCAGAGGACCGGACACAAGCACAAAGTCAAGATGACTTTCTACAGCCAGTTTGGAGAAAGGACTGTCTGCGTAA CAAATGATG GCAACAGCAGTGCCGCAGGAGAACAACTGAGAGGCACCAGCACGCGTTTGCATAAGACCTGCTGA